The following coding sequences are from one Candidatus Nanopelagicales bacterium window:
- a CDS encoding transglycosylase SLT domain-containing protein encodes WARYGTDADGNGRADPFNPADSIATAAKFNCVQYNEVRSISGNNTKLMLAAYNAGLGAVQKYGGIPPYAETEDYVTKVLNARDRVAPQFSKSASPA; translated from the coding sequence TGGGCGCGATACGGAACCGATGCCGACGGCAACGGTCGAGCCGATCCGTTCAACCCCGCCGACTCGATCGCAACGGCGGCGAAGTTCAACTGCGTCCAGTACAACGAAGTTCGGTCGATTTCAGGCAACAACACCAAGTTGATGTTGGCCGCCTACAACGCCGGCCTCGGTGCCGTTCAGAAGTATGGCGGCATCCCGCCGTACGCCGAGACCGAGGATTACGTGACCAAAGTCCTCAATGCAAGGGACCGGGTGGCACCGCAGTTCAGTAAGTCGGCCTCACCTGCGTGA